A window of Solanum stenotomum isolate F172 chromosome 3, ASM1918654v1, whole genome shotgun sequence contains these coding sequences:
- the LOC125860646 gene encoding alpha-N-acetylglucosaminidase-like isoform X1 → MDSISMISSLIFIFFCAFIFSVANSSTLGVNYVSPLLEIQERERAPSSVQLTTAYGVLNRLIPSHFSSFQFHVIPKEHCGGEFCFNISNHPGSARDGSPEILIHGTTAVDILSGVHWYLKYWCGAHISWSKTGGAQLASVPDPGSLPAVQDAGVLVKRPVPWSYYQNAVTSSYTFAWWDWKRWEKEIDWMALQGINLPLAFTGQEAIWQKVFKNFNISTSNLDDFFGGPAFLAWSRMGNLHKWGGPLPQSWLDQQLILQKKVLGRMYELGMTPVLPGFSGNVPAALKRVFPSAKISRLGNWFTVNSDTRWCCTYLLDATDPLFVEIGKAFIEQQLKEYGRSSHIYNCDTFDENTPPVDDPDYISSLGATIFKGMQRADSDAVWLMQGWLFTYDPFWRPTQMKALLHSVPLGKLIVLDLYAEVKPMWATSKQFYGIPYIWCMLHNFAGNVEMYGVLDAVGSGPVEARTSENSTMVGVGMSMEGIEQNPVVYDLMSEMAFQHSPVDVKAWIDLYSRRRYGRFVQPMQDAWNILYHTIYNCTDGAYDKNRDVIVSFPDVDPNSISTLQTVLNDVHEQYGKRYLRRAILEEPNDSYDKPHLWYSTSEVIHALKLFLESGNQLSDSSTYRYDLIDLTRQALAKYANEIFLDAIEAYKLDDLHAVAHLSQKFLGLVEDLDMLLGCHDGFLLGPWIESAKELAQDEDQERQFEWNARTQITMWFDNTELEASLLRDYGNKYWSGLLRDYYGPRAAIYFKYLIESLEEGKGFNLQAWRREWIKLTNSWQSRRNVFPVKSRGNALNVSQWLFEKYLQDLGSHDH, encoded by the exons ATGGATTCCATTTCCATGATCTCCTCCttaattttcatcttcttctgcGCTTTCATCTTTTCCGTAGCTAATTCGTCGACGCTCGGAGTCAACTACGTTTCGCCGCTTCTAGAAATTCAGGAACGTGAACGAGCACCTTCTTCAGTCCAATTAACCACCGCCTACGGCGTTCTTAATCGCCTAATTCCTTCACATTTTTCGAGCTTTCAGTTCCACGTCATTCCCAAG GAACATTGTGGTGGAGAATTTTGCTTCAACATAAGCAATCACCCTGGCTCAGCTCGAGATGGGTCTCCTGAAATTCT AATACATGGAACCACAGCAGTAGATATATTGTCAGGTGTTCATTGGTACTTGAAATATTGGTGTGGAGCACATATATCATGGAGCAAAACAGGTGGAGCACAATTAGCTTCTGTACCTGATCCTGGCTCTCTCCCTGCTGTTCAAGATGCAGGAGTGTTAGTAAAGAGACCTGTTCCTTGGAGCTATTACCAGAATGCTGTCACATCAAGCT ATACATTTGCTTGGTGGGATTGGAAAAGATGGGAAAAGGAGATTGACTGGATGGCTCTCCAGGGAATCAACTTGCCATTGGCTTTCACTGGGCAAGAAGCTATATGGCAAAAGGTCTTCAAG AACTTCAATATTAGTACTTCAAATCTGGATGATTTCTTTGGTGGTCCAGCATTTCTTGCATGGTCACGTATGGGAAACCTACATAA ATGGGGTGGGCCACTTCCGCAAAGTTGGTTGGATCAGCAACTCATTCTGCAGAAGAAAGTTCTTGGTAGAATGTATGAGCTTGGGATGACACCAG TTCTTCCAGGCTTTTCTGGAAATGTTCCAGCAGCACTGAAGCGTGTATTTCCATCAGCAAAGATAAGTCGTCTGGGGAACTG GTTTACTGTGAACAGTGATACCAGATGGTGTTGCACATATCTTCTTGATGCAACTGATCCTTTGTTTGTTGAAATCGGAAAAGCATTTATTGAGCAACAGCTAAAAG AATATGGAAGGAGTAGCCACATATATAACTG TGATACCTTTGATGAGAACACACCTCCAGTTGATGATCCAGATTATATCTCTTCACTGGGGGCCACAATCTTTAAAGGAATGCAAAGAGCTGATTCAGATGCAGTTTGGCTAATGCAG GGATGGCTTTTCACTTATGATCCTTTCTGGAGACCTACACAGATGAAG GCACTTCTACATTCTGTTCCTCTTGGCAAGTTGATCGTTCTTGATCTTTATGCTGAAGTTAAACCAATGTGGGCTACTTCAAAGCAGTTCTATGGAATCCCATACATAT GGTGTATGCTACACAATTTTGCTGGTAATGTTGAAATGTATGGAGTTCTTGATGCAGTGGGATCAGGACCTGTTGAAGCTCGTACCAGTGAAAACTCAACAATG GTTGGTGTTGGGATGTCAATGGAAGGCATTGAACAGAACCCTGTGGTGTATGATCTTATGTCTGAAATGGCTTTTCAGCATAGCCCAGTTGATGTCAAG GCTTGGATAGATCTATACTCCAGAAGACGCTATGGGAGATTTGTTCAGCCCATGCAAGATGCCTGGAATATTTTGTATCATACCATCTATAATTGCACTGATGGGGCTTAT GACAAAAATAGAGATGTTATTGTTTCATTTCCAGATGTTGATCCAAATTCCATTTCAACGCTGCAAACAGTACTAAACGATGTCCATGAACAATATGGAAAAAGATATTTAAGAAGAGCTATTCTGGAAGAACCAAATGATTCCTATGATAAACCCCATCTTTGGTATTCTACTTCAGAAGTTATACATGCACTTAAACTTTTCCTGGAGAGTGGAAATCAACTATCTGACAGCAGTACTTACAG GTATGACCTCATAGACCTGACAAGACAAGCTTTAGCAAAGTACGCAAATGAAATATTCTTAGACGCTATAGAAGCATATAAATTAGATGATCTGCATGCTGTTGCACACCTTAGCCAAAAGTTTCTTGGCCTAGTGGAAGATTTAGATATGCTTTTAGGATGCCATGATGGATTCCTTCTAGGACCTTGGATAGAGAGTGCAAAGGAACTTGCTCAAGATGAAGATCAGGAAAGACAG TTTGAATGGAACGCAAGAACTCAGATTACTATGTGGTTCGATAACACTGAGCTGGAAGCTAGTTTGCTTCGCGACTATG GTAACAAGTATTGGAGTGGGCTATTGCGAGATTATTATGGCCCTCGTGCTgcaatttattttaagtatcTGATAGAAAGTTTAGAAGAAGGCAAGGGCTTCAACTTGCAAGCTTGGAGGAGGGAGTGGATCAAACTTACAAATAGTTGGCAAAGTAGGAGAAATGTTTTCCCAGTCAAAAGTAGAGGAAATGCCCTTAATGTATCACAATGGCTTTTTGAGAAATACTTGCAGGATTTGGGATCACACGATCATTAA
- the LOC125860646 gene encoding alpha-N-acetylglucosaminidase-like isoform X2, with the protein MDSISMISSLIFIFFCAFIFSVANSSTLGVNYVSPLLEIQERERAPSSVQLTTAYGVLNRLIPSHFSSFQFHVIPKEHCGGEFCFNISNHPGSARDGSPEILIHGTTAVDILSGVHWYLKYWCGAHISWSKTGGAQLASVPDPGSLPAVQDAGVLVKRPVPWSYYQNAVTSSYTFAWWDWKRWEKEIDWMALQGINLPLAFTGQEAIWQKVFKNFNISTSNLDDFFGGPAFLAWSRMGNLHKWGGPLPQSWLDQQLILQKKVLGRMYELGMTPVLPGFSGNVPAALKRVFPSAKISRLGNWFTVNSDTRWCCTYLLDATDPLFVEIGKAFIEQQLKEYGRSSHIYNCDTFDENTPPVDDPDYISSLGATIFKGMQRADSDAVWLMQGWLFTYDPFWRPTQMKALLHSVPLGKLIVLDLYAEVKPMWATSKQFYGIPYIWCMLHNFAGNVEMYGVLDAVGSGPVEARTSENSTMVGVGMSMEGIEQNPVVYDLMSEMAFQHSPVDVKAWIDLYSRRRYGRFVQPMQDAWNILYHTIYNCTDGAYDKNRDVIVSFPDVDPNSISTLQTVLNDVHEQYGKRYLRRAILEEPNDSYDKPHLWYSTSEVIHALKLFLESGNQLSDSSTYSGCCSQSSQV; encoded by the exons ATGGATTCCATTTCCATGATCTCCTCCttaattttcatcttcttctgcGCTTTCATCTTTTCCGTAGCTAATTCGTCGACGCTCGGAGTCAACTACGTTTCGCCGCTTCTAGAAATTCAGGAACGTGAACGAGCACCTTCTTCAGTCCAATTAACCACCGCCTACGGCGTTCTTAATCGCCTAATTCCTTCACATTTTTCGAGCTTTCAGTTCCACGTCATTCCCAAG GAACATTGTGGTGGAGAATTTTGCTTCAACATAAGCAATCACCCTGGCTCAGCTCGAGATGGGTCTCCTGAAATTCT AATACATGGAACCACAGCAGTAGATATATTGTCAGGTGTTCATTGGTACTTGAAATATTGGTGTGGAGCACATATATCATGGAGCAAAACAGGTGGAGCACAATTAGCTTCTGTACCTGATCCTGGCTCTCTCCCTGCTGTTCAAGATGCAGGAGTGTTAGTAAAGAGACCTGTTCCTTGGAGCTATTACCAGAATGCTGTCACATCAAGCT ATACATTTGCTTGGTGGGATTGGAAAAGATGGGAAAAGGAGATTGACTGGATGGCTCTCCAGGGAATCAACTTGCCATTGGCTTTCACTGGGCAAGAAGCTATATGGCAAAAGGTCTTCAAG AACTTCAATATTAGTACTTCAAATCTGGATGATTTCTTTGGTGGTCCAGCATTTCTTGCATGGTCACGTATGGGAAACCTACATAA ATGGGGTGGGCCACTTCCGCAAAGTTGGTTGGATCAGCAACTCATTCTGCAGAAGAAAGTTCTTGGTAGAATGTATGAGCTTGGGATGACACCAG TTCTTCCAGGCTTTTCTGGAAATGTTCCAGCAGCACTGAAGCGTGTATTTCCATCAGCAAAGATAAGTCGTCTGGGGAACTG GTTTACTGTGAACAGTGATACCAGATGGTGTTGCACATATCTTCTTGATGCAACTGATCCTTTGTTTGTTGAAATCGGAAAAGCATTTATTGAGCAACAGCTAAAAG AATATGGAAGGAGTAGCCACATATATAACTG TGATACCTTTGATGAGAACACACCTCCAGTTGATGATCCAGATTATATCTCTTCACTGGGGGCCACAATCTTTAAAGGAATGCAAAGAGCTGATTCAGATGCAGTTTGGCTAATGCAG GGATGGCTTTTCACTTATGATCCTTTCTGGAGACCTACACAGATGAAG GCACTTCTACATTCTGTTCCTCTTGGCAAGTTGATCGTTCTTGATCTTTATGCTGAAGTTAAACCAATGTGGGCTACTTCAAAGCAGTTCTATGGAATCCCATACATAT GGTGTATGCTACACAATTTTGCTGGTAATGTTGAAATGTATGGAGTTCTTGATGCAGTGGGATCAGGACCTGTTGAAGCTCGTACCAGTGAAAACTCAACAATG GTTGGTGTTGGGATGTCAATGGAAGGCATTGAACAGAACCCTGTGGTGTATGATCTTATGTCTGAAATGGCTTTTCAGCATAGCCCAGTTGATGTCAAG GCTTGGATAGATCTATACTCCAGAAGACGCTATGGGAGATTTGTTCAGCCCATGCAAGATGCCTGGAATATTTTGTATCATACCATCTATAATTGCACTGATGGGGCTTAT GACAAAAATAGAGATGTTATTGTTTCATTTCCAGATGTTGATCCAAATTCCATTTCAACGCTGCAAACAGTACTAAACGATGTCCATGAACAATATGGAAAAAGATATTTAAGAAGAGCTATTCTGGAAGAACCAAATGATTCCTATGATAAACCCCATCTTTGGTATTCTACTTCAGAAGTTATACATGCACTTAAACTTTTCCTGGAGAGTGGAAATCAACTATCTGACAGCAGTACTTACAG TGGTTGTTGTTCTCAATCTTCTCAGGTATGA